Within the Candidatus Angelobacter sp. genome, the region GAACTTGGTGCCGTCGGCGTTGGTGATCAGCGGCAGCGTCAGGCCATAGACCTGTTTGCCCAGTTTCTTGCGGCAAAGATCAATACCCGCGGTGATGTTGCCCCATTGATCACTGCCGCCGATCTGGAGTTCGCAGTTGCAGTCGCGGGCCAGCACATAAAAATCGAAAGCCTGCAGCAGCATGTAACTGAACTCGGTATAACTGATGCCCGTTTCACGGTCCTCCATGCGCGCGCGCACGCTTTCCTTCTGGATCATCTGGTTTACGGAGAAATGCTTTCCAGTGTCGCGCAGGAAGTCGAGGTAACCGATGTTGGCCGTCCACGAGGCGTTATCCACGAGCCGCGCGGGATTGGTCTTCGTGTTGAAGTCGAGGAGCCTGGCGAGCTGCGTTTTCAAGCTGGCGATGTTGCGCTCCAAAATTTCCTTCGTGAGAAGCTGCCGTTCCTGTGTCTTGCCACTGGGGTCGCCGATGCTGCCGGTCGCGCCGCCGGCGACGGCGATCGGGTGATGGCCTGCCATTTGGAATCGCCGCAACGCGAGCAGAGGGACGAGATTGCCGACGTGCAGGCTGTCGGCGGATGGGTCGAAGCCGCAGTAAAGTGTGATCGCGGAACCGAGTTTTTTGTCCAATTCGACCCGGTCGGTGCAATCAGCGACCAGCCCACGCCACTCCAGTTCTTCCAGAATGTTCATCGGTCCGGGGAGTTATCGCGACTGATCGGGCCGTTCA harbors:
- the tyrS gene encoding tyrosine--tRNA ligase, producing MNILEELEWRGLVADCTDRVELDKKLGSAITLYCGFDPSADSLHVGNLVPLLALRRFQMAGHHPIAVAGGATGSIGDPSGKTQERQLLTKEILERNIASLKTQLARLLDFNTKTNPARLVDNASWTANIGYLDFLRDTGKHFSVNQMIQKESVRARMEDRETGISYTEFSYMLLQAFDFYVLARDCNCELQIGGSDQWGNITAGIDLCRKKLGKQVYGLTLPLITNADGTKFGKTEAGAVWLDPKRTREDEFYQFWIRTDDRDVIRYLKYFTFLSREEIEPLESQHKRKPEARAAHKALAQAVTDLVHPPVKSLTGDHPVLPRVIAESVSGILFGKLFQDYTEADYEFLATHNRSVTMDKSKLQTPGGILLIELLLLAGLCTSRGQARRDIEGKSIYLGSNHSGVLRIDHVINPGFRIEEVHFVFGKYLLLRKGKRNYVVVTAK